A genomic stretch from Capricornis sumatraensis isolate serow.1 chromosome 4, serow.2, whole genome shotgun sequence includes:
- the BRF2 gene encoding transcription factor IIIB 50 kDa subunit: MPGGGRCPDCGSAELVEDSHYSQNQLVCSDCGCVVTEGVLTTTFSDEGNLREVTYSRSTGENEQVSRSQQRGLRRVRDLCRVLQLPPTFEDTAVAYYQQAHQLAGIRTARLQKKEVLAGCCVLITCRQRNWPLTMGTICTLLYADLDVFSGTYMQIVKLLGLDVPSLCLVDLVKTYCSSFKLFEASPSVPAKYVEDKEKMLSRTLQLVELADETWLVTGRHPLPVITAATFLAWQSLRPSDRLTCSLARFCKLANVDLPYPASSRLQELLAVLLRMAEQLAWLQVLKLDKRSVVKHIGDLLQHRHMLVRKAFRDGTAEMDAGEKEPQGQGQGQGLGDGDVGSSSLELPVGKRPASPALLLPPCMLKPPKRVCPIPPVSTVTGDEDISDSEIEQYLRTPQEIRDFQKAQAARQAAQSVPNPT, encoded by the exons ATGCCGGGTGGAGGCCGCTGTCCCGATTGCGGCTCCGCTGAGCTAGTGGAAGACTCGCACTATTCCCAGAACCAGCTGGTGTGCTCCGACTGCGGCTGCGTGGTCACCGAGGGCGTTCTTACGACCACCTTCAGTGACGAGGGCAACCTCCGAG AAGTAACATATTCTCGAAGCACCGGGGAAAACGAACAAGTTAGTCGAAGCCAGCAACGAG GTCTTCGCCGAGTGAGAGACCTCTGTCGAGTGCTGCAGCTGCCACCAACATTTGAGGACACGGCAGTTGCCTACTACCAACAGGCACACCAGCTCGCTGGCATCCGCACAGCCAGGCTGCAGAAGAAGGAGGTGCTGGCTGGTTGCTGCGTCCTAATCACCTGCCGGCAGCGTAACTGGCCCCTGACCATGGGGACCATCTGCACTCTGCTGTATGCAGATCTGGATGTGTTTTCTGGAACCTACATGCAGATAGTGAAGCTCCTGGGGCTGGATGTGCCATCTCTGTGCTTGGTGGATCTGGTAAAGACCTACTGTAGCAG CTTCAAGCTGTTTGAAGCCTCCCCATCTGTGCCAGCCAAGTACGTGGAAGACAAAGAGAAGATGCTGTCGCGAACACTGCAGTTGGTGGAGCTGGCCGATGAGACGTGGCTGGTGACTGGGCGGCACCCCTTGCCCGTCATCACCGCCGCCACTTTCCTGGCTTGGCAGTCCCTGCGGCCTTCAGATCGGCTGACCTGTTCCCTTGCCCGATTTTGTAAATTGGCGAATGTAGACCTGCCCTACCCCGCTTCCTCCCGCCTGCAGGAGCTGCTGGCTGTGCTGCTGCGGATGGCCGAGCAGCTGGCCTGGTTGCAGGTTCTGAAGCTTGACAAACGGTCTGTGGTCAAGCACATCGGCGACCTCCTCCAGCACCGCCACATGCTGGTCCGCAAGGCCTTTCGGGACGGAACAGCTGAGATGGACGCCGGGGAGAAGGAACCGCAGGGCCAGGGGCAGGGGCAAGGACTGGGAGACGGGGATGTGGGGAGTAGCTCTTTAGAGCTGCCTGTGGGCAAGCGGCCTGCCAGCCccgccctcctcctcccaccctgcaTGTTGAAGCCCCCAAAGCGAGTCTGCCCCATCCCCCCTGTCTCCACGGTCACTGGAGATGAGGACATTTCTGATAGTGAAATCGAGCAGTATTTGCGTACCCCTCAGGAAATTAGGGACTTCCAGAAGGCCCAGGCAGCTAGACAAGCCGCCCAGAGTGTTCCGAACCCCACCTGA